The following proteins come from a genomic window of Flavobacteriales bacterium:
- a CDS encoding DUF423 domain-containing protein: MRKKLLLFSGISAIIAVILGALAAHYFRAFLTSEQISSFQTANRYQWYHTLSILIICLLNKDNWPLLNRIGSIFAIGIVLFSGSIYLLATKELLGIPALSILGPITPIGGLVFISGWGMFSYAVYKNMFKTT, translated from the coding sequence ATGAGAAAAAAACTTTTACTATTTTCTGGTATATCCGCCATCATAGCGGTAATACTAGGAGCACTGGCCGCTCATTACTTTAGGGCCTTTTTAACTTCTGAGCAAATATCCTCTTTCCAAACAGCCAATAGATATCAATGGTATCACACTCTTAGCATTCTGATAATATGCCTTTTAAATAAAGATAACTGGCCTTTACTGAATAGAATAGGCAGCATATTTGCAATTGGTATTGTCTTATTTTCAGGATCTATATATCTCTTGGCTACTAAAGAACTTCTGGGAATTCCGGCTTTATCAATACTTGGCCCTATCACCCCTATTGGAGGATTAGTATTTATATCAGGTTGGGGAATGTTTTCATACGCTGTCTACAAGAACATGTTTAAAACAACTTAA
- a CDS encoding phosphoenolpyruvate carboxykinase (ATP) — protein MATGIKHLTIDYLLLDNQKTHWNFSREKLTEITLRNNQGKLSSSGCLSVDTGEFTGRSPQDRFVVYDDYTKDTVWWE, from the coding sequence ATGGCTACAGGCATTAAACACCTTACCATCGATTATCTTCTACTTGACAATCAAAAAACCCATTGGAATTTCTCAAGGGAAAAATTAACAGAAATTACCCTAAGAAATAATCAAGGTAAATTATCCAGCAGTGGATGCCTATCTGTTGATACCGGTGAATTTACAGGTAGATCTCCACAAGACAGATTTGTAGTATATGATGATTACACAAAAGATACTGTATGGTGGGAAG